A single region of the Eulemur rufifrons isolate Redbay chromosome 8, OSU_ERuf_1, whole genome shotgun sequence genome encodes:
- the DMRTA2 gene encoding doublesex- and mab-3-related transcription factor A2: MELRSELPSVPGAATAAATATGPPVASVASVAAAAAAAASLPVSVAGGLLRAPPLLLRAAEKYPRTPKCARCRNHGVVSALKGHKRYCRWKDCLCAKCTLIAERQRVMAAQVALRRQQAQEENEARELQLLYGTAEGLALAAANGIIPPRPAYEVFGSVCAAEGGGPGAGAPAGTGGGAAGAGGAEAKLQKFDLFPKTLLQAGRAGSPQPPPVKPLSPDGADSGPGTSSPEVRPGSGSENGDGESFSGSPLARASKEAGGSCPGSAGPGGGGGEEDSPGSASPLGSESGSEADKEEAEAAPAPGLGGGPGQRQRTPLDILTRVFPGHRRGVLELVLQGCGGDVVQAIEQVLNHHRGGLAAGLGPATPPDKAALGAAAAADDAWPGRVEAAAAGGPGLPAPLQAGPAAPPHHRPLLAGAMAPGALGSLSSRSAFSPLQPNASHFGADAGAYPLGAPLGLSPLRLAYSAAAAHSRGLAFMAPYSTAGLVPTLGFRPPMDYAFSDLMRDRSAAAAAAVHKEPAYGGGLYGPMVNGAPEKQ; this comes from the exons ATGGAGCTGCGCTCGGAGCTGCCCAGCGTGCCTGGCGCGGCGACAGCGGCGGCGACAGCTACTGGGCCGCCTGTGGCGTCAGTGGCGTCGGTGGCTGCGGCCGCTGCAGCGGCTGCGTCGCTACCAGTGAGCGTGGCGGGCGGCTTGCTGAGGGCGCCGCCGCTGCTTTTGCGGGCGGCGGAGAAGTACCCGCGGACTCCGAAGTGCGCGCGCTGCCGCAACCATGGCGTTGTGTCGGCGCTCAAGGGCCACAAGCGCTACTGTCGCTGGAAGGACTGCCTGTGCGCCAAGTGCACGCTCATCGCGGAGCGCCAGCGCGTCATGGCGGCGCAGGTGGCGTTGCGCAGGCAGCAGGCGCAGGAGGAGAACGAGGCGCGCGAGCTGCAGCTGCTCTACGGCACTGCGGAGGGCCTGGCGCTGGCAGCCGCGAACGGCATCATCCCACCACGGCCCGCCTACGAGGTCTTTGGCTCAGTGTGCGCCGCTGAAGGCGGGGGCCCGGGCGCGGGAGCGCCCGCGGGGACCGGAGGCGGCGCAGCGGGCGCAGGGGGCGCAG AGGCCAAGTTGCAGAAGTTTGACCTGTTCCCCAAGACGCTGCTTCAGGCAGGCCGCGCGGGCAGCCCGCAGCCGCCGCCCGTGAAGCCCTTATCACCCGACGGCGCAGACTCGGGTCCCGGGACGTCGTCCCCGGAGGTGCGGCCCGGCTCAGGCTCAGAGAATGGCGACGGCGAGTCCTTTTCGGGGTCGCCTCTGGCCCGGGCCTCAAAGGAGGCAGGTGGCAGCTGCCCAGGCAGTGCTGGGCCTGGAGGTGGCGGCGGCGAGGAGGACAGCCCTGGCTCCGCTAGCCCTCTGGGCTCCGAATCCGGTTCGGAGGCTGACAAAGAAGAGGCTGAGGCCGCGCCGGCGCCAGGGCTAGGCGGAGGCCCGGGTCAACGGCAGCGGACACCGCTGGACATCTTGACGCGCGTCTTCCCGGGCCACCGGCGAGGCGTCCTGGAGCTGGTGTTGCAGGGCTGCGGCGGCGACGTGGTGCAGGCTATAGAGCAAGTGCTGAACCACCACCGCGGAGGCCTGGCGGCCGGCCTGGGCCCTGCCACGCCCCCGGATAAAGCTGCCTTGGGTGCAGCAGCAGCTGCCGACGACGCATGGCCCGGCCGGGTCGAGGCCGCCGCCGCTGGGGGCCCGGGGCTGCCCGCGCCGCTGCAGGCTGGGCCCGCGGCGCCCCCGCACCACAGACCCTTACTGGCGGGCGCCATGGCGCCTGGGGCGCTGGGCTCCCTGAGCAGCCGCTCCGCCTTCTCGCCATTGCAGCCCAACGCCAGTCACTTTGGCGCGGATGCAGGCGCCTACCCACTGGGTGCTCCGCTCGGCCTCAGCCCGCTGCGCCTGGCCTACTCCGCGGCAGCGGCGCACAGCCGCGGCCTGGCCTTCATGGCGCCCTACTCTACCGCCGGCCTGGTGCCCACACTCGGCTTCCGCCCGCCCATGGACTACGCCTTCAGCGATCTCATGCGCGACCGCTCGGCCGCTGCTGCCGCGGCGGTGCACAAGGAGCCGGCCTACGGCGGCGGCCTGTACGGGCCTATGGTCAATGGCGCCCCTGAGAAGCAGTAA